One window from the genome of Cardiocondyla obscurior isolate alpha-2009 linkage group LG04, Cobs3.1, whole genome shotgun sequence encodes:
- the Tna gene encoding zinc finger MIZ domain-containing protein 1 isoform X1, which translates to MVAAASATATATASVVAMQDRQDIPSQFNQMQSQHGIPHQTYNAGYGQRGPMAGMGPVGMNNFNGMGTMSPMHTMNSMNSMNSMNGMSSMNPMTMGGMNGINGMTGMNAMNGMTPMNSMSNMGNVAMNNMMGPNNMQMNKMQAQPHQGYPRRLAPYPNPAMHMAQKRQQVPYAAQNPAAMQQGFNGMTAAPSYPNTYPTGARPNFQQQYQSMQSMNPTATGFGPNAMIRGTNMRQSAPAYNTPSQTAAANQYGYGSNGVPGVCMVPPTSVGNQFVGHQSNAGYSGGNASYGASAVATSQYQQDVVSMRSTNGGNVNYQHSPIPGNPTPPLTPATSMPPYISPNPDIKPNFNEMKSPVSIQNDELRLTFPVRDGIILPPFRLEHNLAVSNHVFQLKSTVHQTLVWRSDLELQLKCFHHEDRQMNTNWPASVQVSVNATPLVIDRGDNKASHKPLYLKDVCQSGRNTIQITVSACCCSHLFVLQLVHRPSVRSVLHGLLRKRLLTAEHCIAKIKRNFSNTLSNNGIQSEKDVVEQTALKPCASYCVQVLLKCPITHKRITLPARGHECKHIQCFDLESYLQMNCERGNWRCPVCSKSAQLEGLEVDQYMWGILNTLNTTEVDEVTIDSLANWKPAKNLTGIKSEEESDCKRTTKAMSPGSMNMPTMNNWDMNQAMSPYIPPDMNSIVSGSMMNNTSSTYPNNSINHRNTSGGTYEINSGTNTIGNNDYVSGTGPLSHLNESVNSLDPLNAMEKSLNDQMPHTPHTPHTPQSTPHTPAGGASGPPSVPPASQESTGNHNTSGNTSTSLNNDTAADIPSDLNFDPAAVIDGEGTGQEALNLLPDNVDAMELLSYLDPPDLNTPPSSGASSGNPSSNDDILALFE; encoded by the exons ATGGTAGCAGCTGCCTCCGCTACGGCCACCGCCACTGCCAGCGTGGTGGCCATGCAGGACCGCCAGGACATCCCCTCGCAATTCAATCAG ATGCAGAGCCAACATGGAATACCCCACCAAACGTACAACGCGGGGTACGGCCAAAGAGGACCAATGGCAGGAATGGGGCCAGTTGGGATGAACAACTTCAACGGCATGGGCACGATGAGCCCGATGCACACTATGAATTCCATGAATTCGATGAATAGTATGAATGGCATGAGCTCGATGAATCCTATGACAATGGGAGGAATGAACGGTATAAACGGTATGACCGGTATGAATGCTATGAACGGAATGACACCCATGAACTCCATGAGCAACATGGGTAACGTAGCCATGAACAACATGATGGGACCCAACAACATGCAAATGAACAAGATGCAG GCTCAGCCGCATCAAGGCTATCCGCGGAGATTAGCGCCTTATCCGAACCCAGCCATGCATATGGCACAGAAGCGGCAGCAAGTTCCGTACGCTGCGCAAAATCCGGCGGCTATGCAGCAAGGTTTCAACGGCATGACGGCCGCTCCGAGTTATCCGAATACTTATCCCACCGGGGCAAGGCCGAATTTTCAGCAGCAGTATCAGTCGATGCAGAGCATGAACCCCACGGCGACCGGTTTTGGGCCCAACGCGATGATAAGAGGGACGAATATGAGGCAATCGGCGCCGGCTTACAATACTCCGTCTCAGACGGCGGCCGCAAACCAATACGGCTACGGTAGTAACGGCGTTCCCGGTGTCTGCATGGTCCCACCTACCTCGGTTGGTAACCAGTTCGTCGGTCATCAGTCAAACGCGGGATATAGCGGCGGCAACGCGTCGTACGGCGCGTCCGCCGTGGCAACCAGTCAATACCAACAAGACGTGGTATCGATGAGATCGACGAACGGGGGCAATGTGAATTATCAGCACAGTCCCATCCCCGGTAATCCAACGCCTCCGTTGACACCTGCCACCAGCATGCCGCCTTACATCAGTCCGAATCCGGACATTAAGCCTAATTTCAACGAAATGAAATCTCCCGTCAGCATTCAAA atgatgAATTGAGACTAACATTCCCCGTAAGAGACGGCATAATTCTTCCACCCTTTCGCCTAGAACACAATTTGGCTGTTAGCAATCATGTGTTCCAACTAAAGTCCACGGTACATCAGACACTAGTTTGGCGATCTGATCTGGAGCTACAACTCAAGTGTTTCCACCACGAAGATAGACAGATGAACACGAATTGGCCGGCGAGTGTGCAAGTTTCCGTGAACGCAACTCCCCTCGTGATCGATCGCGGAGACAACAAAGCTTCCCACAAGCCTCTTTACTTGAAGGACGTCTGTCAATCAGGAAGGAACACAATACAGATTACCGTATCCGCATGCTGTTGT TCTCACTTATTTGTACTTCAATTGGTTCATCGACCTAGTGTGCGAAGTGTACTTCATGGCTTGTTACGTAAAAGGCTGTTGACGGCAGAGCATTGTATAGCGAAAATCAAAAGAAACTTCAGCAATACTCTGTCGAATAACGGTATACAATCGGAGAAAGACGTGGTGGAACAAACAGCACTAAAG CCATGTGCATCTTATTGCGTGCAGGTACTCTTAAAATGTCCTATTACCCACAAACGCATTACACTGCCAGCTAGAGGACATGAATGCAAGCATATACAGTGTTTCGATTTGGAATCATACTTGCAAATGAATTGTGAACGAGGTAACTGGAGATGTCCAGTATGCTc AAAATCTGCGCAGTTGGAAGGCTTGGAGGTTGATCAGTACATGTGGGGTATTTTAAATACACTAAATACTACGGAAGTTGACGAAGTAACGATAGACTCCCTTGCTAATTGGAAACCTGCGAAGAATTTAACTGGTATTAAATCTGAAGAGGAAAGCGATTGTAAAAGAACGACTAAAGCCATGTCGCCAGGCAGTATGAATATGCCAACTATGAATAATTGGGATATGAATCAAGCTATGAGTCCTTACATACCGCCTGACATGAATAGTATCGTAAGCGGCTCGATGATGAATAACACATCTTCCACGTATCCTAATAACAGCATAAATCACCGGAACACATCCGGCGGAACGTACGAGATAAACTCTGGGACAAATACTATCGGCAATAATGATTATGTCAGTGGAACGGGTCCACTTTCACACTTAAATGAATCTGTTAATTCTTTAGATCCTCTCAATGCTATGGAGAAATCACTTAATGACCAA ATGCCTCATACTCCTCATACGCCGCACACTCCACAATCAACTCCTCACACGCCAGCTGGCGGTGCCAGTGGACCACCGAGCGTTCCACCTGCGTCACAAGAATCAACGGGAAATCATAACACCTCTGGCAATACAAGTACATCATTAAATAACGATACTGCTGCGGATATACCGTCGGACTTAAATTTCGATCCCGCTGCAGTAATAGATGGTGAAGGTACCGGCCAAGAGGCGTTAAAT cttCTACCAGACAATGTTGACGCAATGGAACTTCTCTCGTATCTTGATCCTCCGGATCTAAACACTCCACCTAGTAGCGGCGCTAGCAGTGGTAATCCTTCCTCTAACGATGACATATTGGCACTTtttgaataa
- the Tna gene encoding zinc finger MIZ domain-containing protein 1 isoform X2, with amino-acid sequence MVAAASATATATASVVAMQDRQDIPSQFNQMQSQHGIPHQTYNAGYGQRGPMAGMGPVGMNNFNGMGTMSPMHTMNSMNSMNSMNGMSSMNPMTMGGMNGINGMTGMNAMNGMTPMNSMSNMGNVAMNNMMGPNNMQMNKMQAQPHQGYPRRLAPYPNPAMHMAQKRQQVPYAAQNPAAMQQGFNGMTAAPSYPNTYPTGARPNFQQQYQSMQSMNPTATGFGPNAMIRGTNMRQSAPAYNTPSQTAAANQYGYGSNGVPGVCMVPPTSVGNQFVGHQSNAGYSGGNASYGASAVATSQYQQDVVSMRSTNGGNVNYQHSPIPGNPTPPLTPATSMPPYISPNPDIKPNFNEMKSPVSIQNDELRLTFPVRDGIILPPFRLEHNLAVSNHVFQLKSTVHQTLVWRSDLELQLKCFHHEDRQMNTNWPASVQVSVNATPLVIDRGDNKASHKPLYLKDVCQSGRNTIQITVSACCCSHLFVLQLVHRPSVRSVLHGLLRKRLLTAEHCIAKIKRNFSNTLSNNGIQSEKDVVEQTALKVLLKCPITHKRITLPARGHECKHIQCFDLESYLQMNCERGNWRCPVCSKSAQLEGLEVDQYMWGILNTLNTTEVDEVTIDSLANWKPAKNLTGIKSEEESDCKRTTKAMSPGSMNMPTMNNWDMNQAMSPYIPPDMNSIVSGSMMNNTSSTYPNNSINHRNTSGGTYEINSGTNTIGNNDYVSGTGPLSHLNESVNSLDPLNAMEKSLNDQMPHTPHTPHTPQSTPHTPAGGASGPPSVPPASQESTGNHNTSGNTSTSLNNDTAADIPSDLNFDPAAVIDGEGTGQEALNLLPDNVDAMELLSYLDPPDLNTPPSSGASSGNPSSNDDILALFE; translated from the exons ATGGTAGCAGCTGCCTCCGCTACGGCCACCGCCACTGCCAGCGTGGTGGCCATGCAGGACCGCCAGGACATCCCCTCGCAATTCAATCAG ATGCAGAGCCAACATGGAATACCCCACCAAACGTACAACGCGGGGTACGGCCAAAGAGGACCAATGGCAGGAATGGGGCCAGTTGGGATGAACAACTTCAACGGCATGGGCACGATGAGCCCGATGCACACTATGAATTCCATGAATTCGATGAATAGTATGAATGGCATGAGCTCGATGAATCCTATGACAATGGGAGGAATGAACGGTATAAACGGTATGACCGGTATGAATGCTATGAACGGAATGACACCCATGAACTCCATGAGCAACATGGGTAACGTAGCCATGAACAACATGATGGGACCCAACAACATGCAAATGAACAAGATGCAG GCTCAGCCGCATCAAGGCTATCCGCGGAGATTAGCGCCTTATCCGAACCCAGCCATGCATATGGCACAGAAGCGGCAGCAAGTTCCGTACGCTGCGCAAAATCCGGCGGCTATGCAGCAAGGTTTCAACGGCATGACGGCCGCTCCGAGTTATCCGAATACTTATCCCACCGGGGCAAGGCCGAATTTTCAGCAGCAGTATCAGTCGATGCAGAGCATGAACCCCACGGCGACCGGTTTTGGGCCCAACGCGATGATAAGAGGGACGAATATGAGGCAATCGGCGCCGGCTTACAATACTCCGTCTCAGACGGCGGCCGCAAACCAATACGGCTACGGTAGTAACGGCGTTCCCGGTGTCTGCATGGTCCCACCTACCTCGGTTGGTAACCAGTTCGTCGGTCATCAGTCAAACGCGGGATATAGCGGCGGCAACGCGTCGTACGGCGCGTCCGCCGTGGCAACCAGTCAATACCAACAAGACGTGGTATCGATGAGATCGACGAACGGGGGCAATGTGAATTATCAGCACAGTCCCATCCCCGGTAATCCAACGCCTCCGTTGACACCTGCCACCAGCATGCCGCCTTACATCAGTCCGAATCCGGACATTAAGCCTAATTTCAACGAAATGAAATCTCCCGTCAGCATTCAAA atgatgAATTGAGACTAACATTCCCCGTAAGAGACGGCATAATTCTTCCACCCTTTCGCCTAGAACACAATTTGGCTGTTAGCAATCATGTGTTCCAACTAAAGTCCACGGTACATCAGACACTAGTTTGGCGATCTGATCTGGAGCTACAACTCAAGTGTTTCCACCACGAAGATAGACAGATGAACACGAATTGGCCGGCGAGTGTGCAAGTTTCCGTGAACGCAACTCCCCTCGTGATCGATCGCGGAGACAACAAAGCTTCCCACAAGCCTCTTTACTTGAAGGACGTCTGTCAATCAGGAAGGAACACAATACAGATTACCGTATCCGCATGCTGTTGT TCTCACTTATTTGTACTTCAATTGGTTCATCGACCTAGTGTGCGAAGTGTACTTCATGGCTTGTTACGTAAAAGGCTGTTGACGGCAGAGCATTGTATAGCGAAAATCAAAAGAAACTTCAGCAATACTCTGTCGAATAACGGTATACAATCGGAGAAAGACGTGGTGGAACAAACAGCACTAAAG GTACTCTTAAAATGTCCTATTACCCACAAACGCATTACACTGCCAGCTAGAGGACATGAATGCAAGCATATACAGTGTTTCGATTTGGAATCATACTTGCAAATGAATTGTGAACGAGGTAACTGGAGATGTCCAGTATGCTc AAAATCTGCGCAGTTGGAAGGCTTGGAGGTTGATCAGTACATGTGGGGTATTTTAAATACACTAAATACTACGGAAGTTGACGAAGTAACGATAGACTCCCTTGCTAATTGGAAACCTGCGAAGAATTTAACTGGTATTAAATCTGAAGAGGAAAGCGATTGTAAAAGAACGACTAAAGCCATGTCGCCAGGCAGTATGAATATGCCAACTATGAATAATTGGGATATGAATCAAGCTATGAGTCCTTACATACCGCCTGACATGAATAGTATCGTAAGCGGCTCGATGATGAATAACACATCTTCCACGTATCCTAATAACAGCATAAATCACCGGAACACATCCGGCGGAACGTACGAGATAAACTCTGGGACAAATACTATCGGCAATAATGATTATGTCAGTGGAACGGGTCCACTTTCACACTTAAATGAATCTGTTAATTCTTTAGATCCTCTCAATGCTATGGAGAAATCACTTAATGACCAA ATGCCTCATACTCCTCATACGCCGCACACTCCACAATCAACTCCTCACACGCCAGCTGGCGGTGCCAGTGGACCACCGAGCGTTCCACCTGCGTCACAAGAATCAACGGGAAATCATAACACCTCTGGCAATACAAGTACATCATTAAATAACGATACTGCTGCGGATATACCGTCGGACTTAAATTTCGATCCCGCTGCAGTAATAGATGGTGAAGGTACCGGCCAAGAGGCGTTAAAT cttCTACCAGACAATGTTGACGCAATGGAACTTCTCTCGTATCTTGATCCTCCGGATCTAAACACTCCACCTAGTAGCGGCGCTAGCAGTGGTAATCCTTCCTCTAACGATGACATATTGGCACTTtttgaataa